One Cohnella candidum genomic region harbors:
- a CDS encoding spore gernimation protein GerPD — translation MADDVLLQVVNGPVYVGAIRVLGIASSAALLVGDTDSLTLYSYFDTPAESVIVGPLAPFPPLPGEDVE, via the coding sequence ATGGCGGATGATGTCCTACTCCAAGTCGTCAACGGCCCGGTTTACGTCGGCGCCATCAGAGTGCTCGGTATCGCGAGCTCGGCGGCTCTGCTGGTCGGGGACACGGATTCGCTCACTCTGTATTCCTATTTCGATACGCCCGCGGAGTCCGTCATCGTCGGCCCGCTCGCCCCATTTCCGCCGCTTCCGGGGGAAGACGTCGAATGA